The following DNA comes from Frankia casuarinae.
ACGTCAAGGGCATGGTCCGCCGGGCCAAGCCGAAGCCCGACCCGGACCAGCCGGGGGCGTTCCTGCCGAACGGGCAGGCCGCCAAGTCCGGGCTGAACAGGTCGATTCTCGACGCCGGGTGGGGGGTGTTCCTCAACGCACTGCGTGCCAAGGCTGAAAGCGCCGGGCGGGTCGTCGTCGAGGTCAACCCCCGCCACACCTCCCAGCGATGCGCCGAATGTGGCCATGTCGCCCCGGAGAACCGGCCCAGTCAGGCCACGTTCCGCTGTGTGGAGTGCGGCCACGCCGCGCACGCAGACGTGAACGCGGCGATCAACATACTCGGGGCGGGGCTCGCCCTTCAGGTGGCGCAAGCTTCCTGAGAAGCTGACGCCTTTAGGCGTCAGAGGAGTCACGTCGTCTGGGTCGGTCACCGTCATGTCGCCGTCGACGACCTCAGCGCCCTCGATCAGCTCATGGTCCTCCTGGAGATCCGCGGTCGCGTACTCGTCTTCGACCCACACCAGGTAGCGAATGGTGGTCTCCGCGATGACCGGCCGGCGGCGGGTCCCGTCGTCATCGTCACCGAGGCCGTCGAGGAGCTGCTCAAGCTCCCAGTCGCCGTCGCGGAGGATTACCCGCTCGGCGGCGGTGGAGGCGCTCACCGGGCACCCGCCGGCTCATCGTCACGGAACCCCGCCCCAACGGCCGGGCCGGTAGAATCGGCCGTCAAGGGGCGCCCATCGGGCGCCCCTTCTGCGTGTGTCTGAGGGGTGCCCGAGGCGGCGCGGGCGAGACGACCGGGGCACGTTACTGCACTGGTCAGACCATAGATGCTGGCGCGCATAACAGATCCTGGTCTGGGAGATGCACAGCTCGCTGGGGAAGTGACTCCTCCGCCGGCTAAAGCCGGCGGCTTCTCAAGCCGCCTGAGCGTCAGCTTGAAGGGCAAGCCCTGCCCTGAGAATGTTGATCGCCGCGTTCTCGTCGGCGTGCGCCGAGTGCCCGCACCTCACGCAGCGGAACTCGGCCTGCGAGGGACGGTTCTCCTTCGCGACGTGCCCGCACTCGGCGCACCGCTGGGAGGTGTGGCGGGCGTTCACCTCAACAACCGTCCGCCCGGCGCTTTCAGCTTTGGCACGCAGCACACCAATCCAGCCATCAGGACATCACCCACCGTCGCCCATCAGGCCACACGCAGACCCCAGCCAGCACCACCGGCACCGATCAACAACGGGACTTCCGAATACTTACGTCCCGGGAGCGGAGGTGGTGCGACAGCTCACCGTGCAGCGGGTGGAAAATCTTCTCAAGGAGACCACAGTCGAGCCCGAGGACAACTTCCTGGACCTGGAGGGCCTCTCCCATCACGAACACACCGCACCGCCGCTCGGGACGCTCCCGCCGCGCTCCGTTTCCGCTCACGGCTGGTAAGTGCCCGACCTATTTTCGGTGAACATCGCTCCCCGCGACGGGCAGCATGCCCAGTATGTTGCGACCCACCCGCAGCTCCGATCGAGTCAGCCACGAGCGCGAGGCTGTGCACAGCGTTCTGGACGAGGCACTCGTCTGCCACGTCGGCCTGGTCGTACACGGGCAGCCGCATGTCCTGCCCACGATGCACGTCCGCGCCGACGATCTTGTGTACGTGCACGCCTCCAGCGCGGCAAGGCTGGCCATTCTGGCGAGATCCGCGCCGATCCGGATGTGTATGACCGTATCGCTTCTCGACGGCGTTGTCCTGGCTCGTTCCGCTTTCCATCATTCACTGAACTATCGTTCGGTGGTGATCCACGCCGATGCCCGTCTGGTCCGGGACGACGAGGAGAAGACGCGGGCGCTGGCCATGCTGGTGGATCGCGTCGGGGCCGGGCGTTCGGACCAGTGCCGCCACGATCACGACCCCGCCAGCCGGAGATTGGCGAACGTCTTCACCAAGGAGGAACTCATCCACCTCGCTGCCATGAGCCCCCGCCGGACGGGATCGTCGCCCACGATTCCCTCCCACCACAGTCGAGCGACTCACCGTGGGGAGGGTCCCACCAACCCTGCGGAACATGCGTTCGAGGCCGGCCGTGGTTCGATCATTTCGATCCTTATCTGGCATCGTTCCTGGTCAGTTGCCGCGTCCCGACCGGGCGGACGGTGATTTCAGGGCCTTCGACCAAGACCGATCGGTTCTTCTGCTGCCGTGTCAGGTCCACCCTTTTTCTGATCATGATCTTGGCCTGGGTGAATACGGTTCGCGATCTGTCGCTTGAGATCCAGCACTGTGGAACGGTGCTGGTCACGGCCTCGCGAGTTGGTTCGAGTCCCGGCTGGACGACCATGTTGCGATCACGCGAACGGCGTCCGATCAGCCGAGGTGTTGAGCGGTGGCTACTTCGGAGGACAGCCACGGTAGCCGCGGGCAGCTGCTGGGGCCACGGCAAGAGTGTGCAGGGCACCCTGTTCGCCGACGGCCCGGGCAGCGACGAAGGGAACGGTCACGTCCAGTTGCCGTCCAGCATGCCGATGGCACCGGCCGGGAGTCGCCGTTCACGTCAGGCGGCAGGACCATGCTCTTCGCCCTGAACCACTTCATGTCGGTGGTCTCCTTGGCGGACCTCCCCGATTCGGCGGTGATCATGGTTGACGCGTCCCGCGCACGGCTGTTCGGCAACCTCGACGAGTTGGCGGCTACCTCAACGAGTTGGCGGCTACCTCGCGGCTGGTGGTGCACCGCCCGGCCGGCAGCAGGCACCCCCGGGTGCCGGAGGCCGTGTACCCCATCGACTATGGCTACCTGGAGGGCGCCGTGGCCGCGGACGGTGACGGTGACGGTGACGGCGTGGGCGTCTTCCGCGGCAGTGCTGTCGGTGCTGGCGTGGTGGGATTCTTCGTGACGGCGGATCCGGGCACGTGTGACGTGGAGGTCAAGGTTTTGATCGACTGCACCGGCGGCGAGATCGACCGGGTGCGGGGCTGCTCGACGACGTCCTGGGTATCGGGGGCCTGCTCGTGCGGCTGACGTCGACCATGAGGTTTCCTGCCTGTCTGGCTCGCTCCGTCCGTCACGCGGGGTTGATGCCGTACCACTGCGACTGGGCGAAGATCTCCTCCGTTGACGGCACCGGCGCGTCCGGGCCGGGCATGTCAAGGCCGGGCGCGGGGTCGCCGATGGCGACGACCAGGTCCGCGAACGAGGCGGGCGCGTTGATCAGCAGGGTGCGGGCAGGCTGGTCGGCGTTGACGAAGCGGTGCGGGACCCCCCGCGGCAGGAAGAGCAGCGAGCCGGGCCCGGCCTCCCACGCGTCGTCGCCGCAGTGCACCTCCAGGTGCCCGTCGATCAGGAAGAACACCTCGTCGGAGTCGCGGTGCACGTGTGGCGGGGGCGCGTAGCCGGGCGGAACGCGGTGGTCGACGATGTCGAGGTTGCCGGTGGTGACCGAGCCCATCACCTTGGTCAGGCTGAGGGTGCCGAGCCAGTGATAGGGGTTGCCCTCATCCGGGCCAAGGACGTAGCCGCGCGTCGCGGGCTGCGTCGCCGGCTGCGTCGCCGGGCTGGCGGTGTGCGGGGTGAAGCTCATCGTTCCTCCTCGGTCGTTCAGATCCGGTCGTTGAACAGGGTGATGGCCGCGGCGAGCCGCTCGGGCTCTTCCTCGGGCAGGAAATGCCCGGCGCCGTCGAGGATGGACGTGCTAAGGCGCGAGGCCACCGGCGACAGCATCCGGCCGACCTGCTGGCCCAGGCCCCGTTCGCCGCCCACGGCGAGGACGGGGACGGGGGTCGGGTGTACGAGCAGCGGCTCGGTTTGCGCGATGCTGGCGAACGCGGCGCGGTAGACGCCCATGGAGCCGAGTACCCCGGCCGGCCCGGAGAAGGTGCGCAGGTATTCGGCCACCGTGGCCTCGTCGAACGCACGGGGCGCTCCCGCCGGGCCGTCGTAGAACCAGCGCAGGAAGGCTTCCTCACGCCCCACGATCAGTGCCTGCGGCACTCCCGGGGCCAGCGGCAAGATCCACCACCACATGGACCCTGTGGTCATGGTGCCCGGGGCGTAGGCCAGGACGTCCCGCAACGGGCCGCCGAGCATGGTGGGCGCCTCGGCGTAGACCAGGCCTCGGGTCTCTTCTGGGTGGCTGGCGGCCCACAGCAGGGCCGGGGGCGCCCCCATGTCGTGCCCGACGTGCAGGATGGGCCGGCCGGCGCCGAACCCGCTGCGGGCGGTCAGGGCGCGGACCTGCTCGGCCAGCGCGCGTGCGCTGTAGGGATCGGTGCCGCCCGGCTTGTCGCTGTCGCCGTAGCCGAGCATGTCGATGACGAGGACGCGCATTCCGGCGTCGGCCAGGGCGGGGGCGACCCCGCGCCAGGCGTAGCCGGTGGCGAGGAAGCCATGCCACAGCAGCACCGGGGTCCCGTCGTCTGGGCCGCCGGTCCAGTAGTGCAGGCGGTGGCCGCCGACCCGGGCGTATTCCGATCGCAAGCCGCGGATCGGCGGCGCCGGGTCGGCCGGGGCCCCCAGGCTCGGCGTGCTTGTCGGTTCCTGAACCACTGGTCCTCCTCTCGCGTTACTGAGTTCCTGTACGCCTCCGAGCGTACTACAAGGTCTTGTGAAATCAAGATGCTGTAATATCAACGTGTGATTACTACAAGGTGCTTGGGCTATAGTGACGCCATGGCAGGTCAGGCAGGTCAGGCAGGTCAGGCAGGTCAGGCAGGTCAGGCAGGTCAGGCAGGTCAGGCAGGTCAGGCAGGTCAGGCAGGTCAGGAGGACCGTTGGGAGCACTGGCTCGTGCACTTGCTGTGGGCCGTCTCGATCCGCACGTCGCTGCTGGGAGAAGCCGCGCTCGGGGACAGTCCGCTCTCGCTGGCCAGCCTGGGAATGCTGGAGAATCTCAACGCGCGCCCGGGCCTCACCATCGCCGAGCTCAGCCGGCGCGCACCACAGACCCAGCAGGCGCTGAGCCAGATCGCCGCGCGGCTGGAAAAGCTCGGCTGCATCGAGCGCAAGCTGGTTCCCGGCAGCCGCGGCATCGGCCTGTACCTCACTGACGCGGGCGCCCGCGCCCGCGTCAGTGCCCACGAGACGGTTGAGGCATTCGAGGCGCATATTGCCGACGCCCTGGGCACCGACCGGTATCAGCGTCTGATCGAGTCGCTCGCGGCGGCGCAGCCGATCATCCGGGCGCTGAAGCCTGAGCCCGCCGCAGCCGTCGAGGCAACCTAGCCATCCCACGGCTCCAACTGTTAAGCGGCGATCTTGTCCGGACCGTTCCCGGCGGCGGTACGGCGGATCATCTACCCGACGAACCCGCACACAGAGAACCTGACAGCACCCGCGCCGCTATGACGACCTGGCGCGCGTGGCGGTGGTCGCCGCGGCCACCGCCACCCCGCCCGGGCCCGCCGTCACCTGGACTCATGCGGCGATCTCCGCCCAGGTCGCGGGCACCGTCTTCGCCCCGATATCCGCCTCTCAGGTCGGCAGGATCCTGGCCGGCCTGGATCTCAAGCCGCACAAGGTGACCGGATGGCTCACCCGCCACCGTGCCGACGGGGGCGGATCGCCAGTGCCGAGGTGGTGAACAATTGGCAGCATGGGCGACCAGCGAGATCCCGGCAGGCGGGAGCGACCTCGGCCAGACCGGGCGACCACCGGGGAGGCCGATCCACCGAACCCGGTCGAGCCACCGCCTCCGGCCGGACGGGCACATCCCGTCGCACCACCGCCTCCGGCGGATCCGCCGCGTCCCCTCGATCTCAACGCCGACCTCGGCGAGGGTTTCGGGGTCTGGCGCCTCACCGAGGACGAGGCCCTACTCGACCTGGTCACCAGCGCCAACATCGCCTGCGGGTTCCATGCCGGCGACCCCGCGACGATGCGGCGGACGTGCGAGCAGGCGGTCCGCTGCGGAGTCCGCATCGGCGCCCAGGTCAGCTACCGCGACCTCGCCGGCTTCGGTCGTCGCCGCATCGACATGGACCCCGACGATCTACGTGACGACGTCCTCTATCAGCTCGGCGCGCTGGACGCCTTCGCCCGGACGGCCGGCGACCGGGTTCGCTACGTCAAGCCGCACGGCGCCCTCTACAACGCCATCGTCACCGACGAGGAGCAGGCGCAGGCCGTCGTCGAGGCCATCCGCTGCTACGACGCGACGCTGCCGGTCCTGGGCCTGCCCGGATCGGCGTGGTTGCGGCGCGCGAGCGAGGCCGGCCTGACCGCGGTCGGCGAGGCGTTCGCCGACCGCGACTACACGGCCGCGGGCACTCTGGTCTCCCGGCGCACGGCCGGCGCCGTCCTGCACGATCCCGACGTCATCGTCGCGCGCGGCGTGCGGATGGCGATCAAGGGCGTGGTCGTCAGCCAGCAGGGCACACCGGTGGACGTCGGCGCCCGCTCTCTCTGCGTGCACGGGGACACGCCGGGCGCGGTCGAGATGGTCAGACGGCTGCGCCAAGCCCTGTTCGACGCGGGTGTCCCCCTGATCCCGTTCAGCTGAGAGGATCGCGATGCGCATCCTGCCCTGCGGTGACGAGGCACTGCTCGTCGAGGTGGCCGGCCTGACCGAGGCCGAGGCCCTCTACGCGCGGCTGCGGCGGATCGCCCCGGTCGGGATCATCCAACTGGTTCCCGCGGCGCGGACGGTGCTGGTCGCGTTCGATCCCGCGGCGACCGACGCCAGACGCCTGAGCGCCGCCCTGCTGCGCGCCGCCGGGGCTCAGCCCGGCACGTCCGGCCCCACG
Coding sequences within:
- a CDS encoding MarR family winged helix-turn-helix transcriptional regulator; amino-acid sequence: MAGQAGQAGQAGQAGQAGQAGQAGQAGQAGQEDRWEHWLVHLLWAVSIRTSLLGEAALGDSPLSLASLGMLENLNARPGLTIAELSRRAPQTQQALSQIAARLEKLGCIERKLVPGSRGIGLYLTDAGARARVSAHETVEAFEAHIADALGTDRYQRLIESLAAAQPIIRALKPEPAAAVEAT
- a CDS encoding LamB/YcsF family protein is translated as MGDQRDPGRRERPRPDRATTGEADPPNPVEPPPPAGRAHPVAPPPPADPPRPLDLNADLGEGFGVWRLTEDEALLDLVTSANIACGFHAGDPATMRRTCEQAVRCGVRIGAQVSYRDLAGFGRRRIDMDPDDLRDDVLYQLGALDAFARTAGDRVRYVKPHGALYNAIVTDEEQAQAVVEAIRCYDATLPVLGLPGSAWLRRASEAGLTAVGEAFADRDYTAAGTLVSRRTAGAVLHDPDVIVARGVRMAIKGVVVSQQGTPVDVGARSLCVHGDTPGAVEMVRRLRQALFDAGVPLIPFS
- a CDS encoding pyridoxamine 5'-phosphate oxidase family protein, with protein sequence MPSMLRPTRSSDRVSHEREAVHSVLDEALVCHVGLVVHGQPHVLPTMHVRADDLVYVHASSAARLAILARSAPIRMCMTVSLLDGVVLARSAFHHSLNYRSVVIHADARLVRDDEEKTRALAMLVDRVGAGRSDQCRHDHDPASRRLANVFTKEELIHLAAMSPRRTGSSPTIPSHHSRATHRGEGPTNPAEHAFEAGRGSIISILIWHRSWSVAASRPGGR
- a CDS encoding alpha/beta fold hydrolase, with protein sequence MRSEYARVGGHRLHYWTGGPDDGTPVLLWHGFLATGYAWRGVAPALADAGMRVLVIDMLGYGDSDKPGGTDPYSARALAEQVRALTARSGFGAGRPILHVGHDMGAPPALLWAASHPEETRGLVYAEAPTMLGGPLRDVLAYAPGTMTTGSMWWWILPLAPGVPQALIVGREEAFLRWFYDGPAGAPRAFDEATVAEYLRTFSGPAGVLGSMGVYRAAFASIAQTEPLLVHPTPVPVLAVGGERGLGQQVGRMLSPVASRLSTSILDGAGHFLPEEEPERLAAAITLFNDRI
- a CDS encoding cupin domain-containing protein, producing MSFTPHTASPATQPATQPATRGYVLGPDEGNPYHWLGTLSLTKVMGSVTTGNLDIVDHRVPPGYAPPPHVHRDSDEVFFLIDGHLEVHCGDDAWEAGPGSLLFLPRGVPHRFVNADQPARTLLINAPASFADLVVAIGDPAPGLDMPGPDAPVPSTEEIFAQSQWYGINPA